The window ACACTGCCAAAAACAACTCTCTATCGTTTTACATTTTAATTAAAAATTGCATACTGCAGAGTCTAACATTGGCAAAACAGTATTATACTGTCAATAAAATGATATTTCCGGTATTTTATCTTTATGTTACTTTGTTTTTGCATAATGAATTGTTGCGATGCTACAGATAATAGTTAGTAGACCTAGTCCCCACAGAGTCCAATTCAGTTTTATGGCATCTTTGGCAGATTCAATGTCATTATGGATACTGTTTAATTCTTTATAGACCAAAGCCAGAGTATTTTGAGAATCCTGCGAATTATCTTTTACAAGACCTGTCTCCATAGTATTCTTCTGATCAGAGTAGGCTGAACTGACGGATGGAAAAGTTGATTCCATGCCCAGAATGAGCGATAGCAACAGAAAGATTTTCTTCATTTATAATTAAGATTTAATTATAGTGGAATAGCTATTTATCTAAAAAAAACAAGAAGGACAGAAAAGAGTTTGCTGACTTTAAAGAGTTTGCTGACTTTCCTGCGAAAGATAAAACATTATCTCATTAAAATGTTTGCATGGAGATGATAAAAATATTTATACACTCTTTACGGAGTTACCAACCACAATTCTGATTAACTCGTATGCATACGTTCATGGTCTTCTTTTGAGATTCACTCAAAAGAACAATCGAAACACTCAGATACACCTTTATAGTACATGATAATAAAGTCCTCACCTACATTGATGAAGTAGTGTTCGTGCTCTTTTACTTCACTAAGTTTCTTTGCTACCATATGATATGGACACCTAAGAAGTGATTCGATTTTTTGTCAGCTGCTTTTGTAAGAAAGAGATTAATAAAAGGTATTCACCAGAAGTGTATAACTGCTATCAAGATAAGTGTTAATTTTTTTATATTCATCTACCTGAATAATGTGAGTAATGTGAACTATGCGAATAGTGAGAGGAATGTGAGTAGTGTGAAGAATGAGAGTAACTCATACCATCATTTTCATGCGCTACACTTGTTAAGATAATATTATTTGTAGTTTTTTTCTTCATCGCTTTAGCCTTATTCCCTTTGAACAGGAACCCACTAATAGCAAAAGCTGCACAAACCACATAATACAGAATTCTTTTAAGTTTCATAGTTCTATAATTTAAAATTATTAATATGTTTCACAGTCTTCCACTAACTTTTCATCCATTGATAATAATCAATCTAATATATCTACTAAGGATGCCTATTTCTATCTTTCAATCCACTCCCCCTTTTTTTAACTACAAAAAAGATAGAAAAACAGTAAAATTATGTATTTTAATACAATTAATAAGGTCTATTTAGTGTTTTTTTCCAATAAAATTAACTATTGCTTCCGATAATATTTTAGCAAATTCAAGCTGTTTTGTCTCAAGAAGAGTTGCAGCAACTGGATTAGTGATATATTCAATCCCTACCATTATTGCTGGAGAATTAATATTGCGTATTACATATAGATCTTTAAAATTTACTCCTCTGTTTGGTATCCCCATATCAGCAACCTGTTTGCCTATCTTTTCCATCATTGTATTAATGGTTTGACAAAATGGTGAACCTTTTTCCTTAGGATGCATAGTTATTTCTATTCCTCTAGTTGTAGTTGCTTTAGATACAACTGCATTACATTGAATGGAAATAAAAAGGTCTGGCTTAAGAGAATTAGAAAAATCAACTCTATCATCAAGAGAAACATAAGTATCTTCACTTCTTGTCAATGCTGACGTTATATTTTCCTTCTTTAATTCCTGTTGTAGCAATAGAGCTACTTGTAGATTTACATCTTTTTCCTTCAATTGATTGTGTAAAGCTCCAGGATCTTTCCCTCCATGACACGGATTTATTACCACATTTACTTGTTCTGCTATCCCTCTAACTCCGAATAGTATAGAGAACATGACAAGCATGATTTTAATTTTATTCATATCAATTAAGTTTTTTTTGTTATAAAATCGATTAGACACTCGTTTACTTTGAAGTAAGCACAGAGGACCGAGTATTCTTCTAAAAGATAACAAGGAGCAACACCTACCAAAATTTTAGTACATTTAGTATCTTT of the Candidatus Azobacteroides pseudotrichonymphae genomovar. CFP2 genome contains:
- a CDS encoding N-acetylmuramoyl-L-alanine amidase family protein, producing the protein MNKIKIMLVMFSILFGVRGIAEQVNVVINPCHGGKDPGALHNQLKEKDVNLQVALLLQQELKKENITSALTRSEDTYVSLDDRVDFSNSLKPDLFISIQCNAVVSKATTTRGIEITMHPKEKGSPFCQTINTMMEKIGKQVADMGIPNRGVNFKDLYVIRNINSPAIMVGIEYITNPVAATLLETKQLEFAKILSEAIVNFIGKKH